One segment of Marvinbryantia formatexigens DSM 14469 DNA contains the following:
- a CDS encoding dihydrofolate reductase family protein: MNRPYIFCYMMTSLDGKIMGKYMETPEGSAAGDVFYNISFGKKLFGIETLMLGGGGVLNWSFIQAGMCDEVSVVIAAAADGSTNTPALFSAKGGFAPEMPVCFSLQSAEVRNGGSVWLRYLVKEKE; the protein is encoded by the coding sequence ATGAACAGACCTTATATTTTTTGCTATATGATGACTTCTCTGGATGGGAAGATCATGGGGAAATACATGGAAACACCGGAAGGCAGCGCCGCCGGAGATGTGTTTTACAATATTTCTTTCGGCAAAAAACTGTTTGGCATTGAAACGCTGATGCTTGGCGGTGGCGGCGTCCTGAACTGGTCTTTTATACAGGCTGGAATGTGTGATGAAGTGAGTGTTGTCATTGCCGCAGCTGCGGATGGTTCTACGAATACCCCGGCGCTGTTTTCCGCGAAGGGCGGGTTTGCCCCGGAAATGCCGGTCTGCTTTTCGCTGCAGAGCGCGGAGGTCAGGAACGGCGGAAGCGTCTGGCTGCGCTATCTGGTGAAAGAAAAGGAGTAA
- a CDS encoding LysR family transcriptional regulator, protein MNIENLKTFITLSELKNFTQTADRYYIVQSTVTNRIMELEKGLGKKLFIRNRKNVELTEEGLHFLSYAKRIVALEASAIEELSMLHTFSESLRIGTVNTVYDCYLGQPIMDYIRNHKDISLKVIIDHSGTLLRMLQDGTLDLAFTYIPLKKAGFICKPFHTDDLVLVTSPVHQEYKDGVRQSQLPDLNYLYCDFMIQDNGTFIRDLFPKNYSFPFEIDKLTHLLPYLLEGIGCTFLPRTLVQNYLDEGKLISIPLLDFEAPTIQNHIVIPENRIDSHALGLFLESVGADTEDTV, encoded by the coding sequence ATGAATATTGAGAATTTAAAAACATTTATTACACTTTCCGAGCTGAAGAATTTTACCCAGACTGCCGACCGCTACTATATCGTGCAGTCAACCGTTACCAACCGCATCATGGAGCTGGAAAAAGGGCTTGGTAAAAAGCTTTTTATCCGCAACCGCAAAAACGTTGAGCTGACGGAGGAGGGGCTTCATTTTCTGAGCTATGCAAAACGCATTGTCGCCCTGGAGGCTTCCGCGATAGAGGAACTCAGTATGCTTCACACCTTTTCCGAATCGCTGCGTATCGGCACCGTGAATACTGTATATGACTGCTACCTCGGACAGCCGATTATGGACTACATCCGCAATCACAAGGATATTTCGCTGAAAGTCATCATCGACCACTCCGGCACGCTGCTGCGTATGCTGCAGGACGGTACGCTGGACCTGGCGTTTACATATATCCCCCTGAAAAAAGCCGGCTTCATCTGCAAGCCGTTTCACACCGACGACCTGGTGCTTGTCACCTCGCCGGTCCACCAGGAATACAAGGACGGCGTCCGCCAGTCGCAGCTCCCGGATTTGAATTATCTTTACTGTGATTTTATGATTCAGGACAACGGCACCTTTATCCGCGACCTGTTCCCGAAAAATTATTCCTTCCCCTTTGAGATTGACAAGCTGACGCATCTGCTGCCGTACCTTCTTGAGGGAATCGGCTGCACATTTCTCCCGCGCACGCTTGTGCAGAATTATCTGGATGAAGGAAAGCTGATTTCCATTCCGCTGCTCGATTTCGAAGCGCCGACCATCCAGAATCACATTGTAATTCCGGAAAACCGGATAGACAGTCATGCGCTTGGCCTTTTCCTGGAAAGCGTCGGAGCTGACACGGAGGATACAGTATGA
- the thiE gene encoding thiamine phosphate synthase: MKFAKSTQSVRDAMLLYAVTDRMWLNGRRLCDVVEEAVKGGATMVQLREKELSFTEFLSEAAEIKKVCEKYRVPFIINDNIEVALACDADGVHVGQSDMEAARVREKIGAGKILGVSAQTVQQALEAEKMGADYLGVGAVFTTSTKSDADYVPYEELKAICHAVKIPVCAIGGIYRHNMMQLAGSGIDGVALVSAVFAAEHIETECRKLLAMSKKMTALKTDRL, from the coding sequence ATGAAATTTGCTAAAAGTACGCAATCCGTCAGGGACGCCATGCTTTTGTATGCGGTGACGGACCGTATGTGGCTGAATGGACGCAGACTGTGCGACGTTGTGGAAGAAGCTGTAAAAGGCGGGGCAACGATGGTGCAGCTTCGGGAAAAAGAGCTCTCCTTTACAGAATTTTTAAGTGAAGCGGCAGAGATTAAAAAGGTATGTGAGAAGTACCGGGTCCCGTTTATTATTAATGATAATATAGAGGTAGCGCTGGCGTGTGATGCGGACGGTGTTCATGTCGGACAGAGCGATATGGAGGCTGCGCGTGTCAGAGAGAAAATCGGCGCCGGTAAAATCCTCGGCGTGTCTGCCCAGACGGTACAGCAGGCGCTGGAGGCGGAGAAAATGGGAGCGGATTATCTTGGAGTCGGAGCAGTATTTACAACATCTACAAAAAGTGATGCGGATTATGTGCCATATGAGGAGCTGAAGGCAATCTGTCATGCGGTAAAGATTCCGGTCTGTGCCATCGGTGGTATTTACAGACACAATATGATGCAGCTTGCAGGCTCCGGCATTGACGGGGTGGCGCTCGTCTCGGCTGTTTTTGCAGCGGAGCATATAGAGACGGAATGCCGGAAGCTGCTTGCTATGTCAAAGAAAATGACAGCTCTGAAGACTGACCGGCTATAG
- a CDS encoding helix-turn-helix domain-containing protein, with amino-acid sequence MKQYKRIRELREDRDLTQAKMAHTLNITQRTYSRYENADSMMPLDILVKLADFHDVSTDYLLERTDIKKRYPREKEHE; translated from the coding sequence ATGAAACAGTATAAAAGAATTCGGGAGTTGCGGGAAGACAGAGACCTGACACAGGCGAAAATGGCGCACACGCTGAACATCACACAGCGGACGTACAGCCGTTATGAAAATGCAGACAGTATGATGCCTTTGGACATTCTGGTAAAGCTTGCGGATTTTCATGATGTGAGTACGGATTATCTTCTGGAGCGGACGGATATAAAGAAACGTTACCCCAGAGAGAAGGAACATGAATAA
- a CDS encoding HAD family hydrolase: MINTVIFDIGNVLVAYDWQSSLRSYGFSAEKYETLADAVYRHSDWNEMDRGVLTTEEVTARFISHAPQYADDIRRLVADIGRTIYQYPYTKSLLQRLRDAGYRLYYLSNYGEYGRSRTEDALDFIPLMDGGLFSYEVQMVKPNRWIYAELCRRFQICPEEAVFFDDNPANVQAAREMGLQAEVFSSPEDVLARLAISDK; this comes from the coding sequence ATGATAAACACCGTAATCTTTGATATCGGAAATGTACTGGTCGCCTACGACTGGCAGAGCAGTCTGAGATCCTACGGATTCTCCGCAGAAAAATATGAAACGCTCGCCGATGCCGTCTACCGGCACAGCGACTGGAACGAGATGGACCGCGGCGTGCTGACCACAGAAGAGGTCACAGCGCGTTTTATCAGCCACGCTCCGCAGTACGCGGATGATATCCGCCGTCTGGTTGCAGATATCGGCAGGACGATTTATCAGTATCCCTACACAAAATCGCTGCTGCAGAGGCTGCGTGATGCCGGATACCGGCTGTATTATCTCTCCAATTACGGGGAATACGGGCGCAGCCGCACCGAAGACGCCCTGGATTTTATCCCGCTGATGGATGGCGGACTGTTTTCCTACGAGGTGCAGATGGTCAAGCCGAACCGCTGGATTTATGCAGAGCTTTGCCGCCGCTTTCAGATTTGTCCTGAGGAAGCCGTTTTCTTTGACGACAACCCTGCAAATGTGCAGGCGGCAAGGGAAATGGGACTGCAGGCTGAGGTCTTCTCTTCCCCGGAGGATGTACTTGCAAGGCTTGCAATAAGTGATAAATAA
- a CDS encoding MBL fold metallo-hydrolase has protein sequence MDNWFTIEQIDSDTFAISEYRHWEETHCYLLCGKQRAVLIDTGLGVSNIKEIVDGLTKLPVIVVTTHVHWDHIGGHRYFEIIAVHEAEKDWLSVRFPIPLQTVKNNLMCRPCDFPQSFHIDEYRIFQGIPQMLLHDKDSIDLGERNLVVIHTPGHSPGHCCFYEPDRKYLYSGDLIYSGCLDAFYPSTDPEQFWMSVRKVQSFETEHIFPGHHQLSIPVSIIEKIETAFHTLSDAGKLEQGNGIFQYENFQIHI, from the coding sequence ATGGACAACTGGTTTACCATTGAACAAATAGACAGCGATACATTCGCTATCAGTGAATACAGGCACTGGGAGGAGACACATTGTTATCTGCTATGCGGAAAGCAAAGGGCCGTTCTTATCGATACAGGTCTGGGTGTTTCCAATATCAAAGAGATTGTTGACGGTCTGACGAAATTGCCTGTTATCGTAGTTACTACTCATGTTCACTGGGACCACATTGGCGGACATCGGTATTTTGAAATTATTGCGGTACATGAAGCGGAAAAAGACTGGTTGTCGGTCAGGTTTCCGATACCCCTGCAAACGGTAAAAAATAATCTTATGTGCAGACCATGTGACTTTCCCCAGAGTTTTCACATAGACGAGTACCGGATTTTTCAAGGTATTCCTCAAATGCTTCTGCATGATAAAGATTCTATCGACCTTGGTGAGCGCAATCTTGTTGTTATCCACACGCCCGGTCATTCTCCGGGACATTGCTGCTTCTACGAACCAGACAGGAAATATTTATATTCCGGAGATTTGATATACAGCGGTTGTCTTGACGCCTTTTATCCATCTACAGATCCCGAACAGTTCTGGATGTCCGTCAGAAAAGTTCAATCTTTCGAGACAGAGCACATTTTTCCCGGACACCATCAGTTATCCATCCCGGTTTCCATAATAGAAAAGATAGAAACAGCTTTTCACACATTGTCAGATGCGGGAAAACTAGAACAGGGAAACGGCATTTTCCAATATGAGAATTTCCAGATTCATATCTGA
- a CDS encoding adenylosuccinate synthase: MVQAVVGANWGDEGKGKITDMLAEKADIIVRFQGGANAGHTIVNDYGKFALHTLPSGVFYGHTTSIIGNGVALNIPVLFNEIKSIVERGVPMPKILVSDRAQIVMSYHILQDQYEEERLAGKSFGSTKSGIAPFYSDKYAKIGFQVSELFDEELLKEKVYRICEQKNVIFEHLYHKPAIKPEELLKELDSYREMIAPYVCDTSAFLWNAIKEGKNILLEGQLGSLKDPDHGIYPMVTSSSTLAAYGAIGAGIPPYEIKKIVTVVKAYSSAVGAGAFVSEIFGEEADELRRRGGDGGEYGATTGRPRRMGWFDCVASKYGCRLQGTTDVAFTVLDVLGYLDEIPVCVGYEIDGEVTTDFPTTPKLQKAKPVLKRLPGWKTDIRGIRTYAELPENCRNYIEFVEKEIGFPITMISNGPGRNDIIYR; encoded by the coding sequence ATGGTACAGGCAGTAGTAGGAGCAAACTGGGGAGACGAGGGAAAAGGCAAGATTACAGATATGCTTGCAGAAAAGGCGGACATTATTGTGCGCTTTCAGGGCGGAGCAAATGCAGGACACACCATTGTAAATGATTATGGGAAATTTGCGCTGCATACTTTGCCGTCCGGCGTGTTTTACGGGCATACCACCAGCATTATTGGAAATGGTGTTGCGCTGAACATTCCGGTACTGTTTAATGAAATAAAAAGTATAGTGGAGCGCGGCGTCCCGATGCCGAAGATTCTGGTGTCAGACCGTGCGCAGATAGTGATGTCATATCACATACTGCAGGACCAGTATGAGGAGGAACGTCTGGCGGGGAAATCTTTTGGGTCCACAAAATCCGGGATTGCGCCGTTTTATTCCGATAAATATGCGAAGATTGGTTTCCAGGTAAGCGAGCTGTTCGATGAGGAGCTGCTGAAGGAAAAGGTTTACCGCATCTGTGAACAGAAAAATGTTATTTTTGAGCATCTTTATCACAAACCGGCAATTAAGCCGGAGGAGCTGCTGAAGGAGCTGGATTCCTACCGGGAAATGATTGCGCCTTATGTGTGCGATACTTCCGCCTTTTTGTGGAACGCCATTAAAGAAGGAAAGAATATTCTGCTGGAGGGGCAGCTTGGTTCCCTGAAGGATCCGGACCACGGCATTTACCCGATGGTTACTTCTTCCTCCACGCTGGCGGCTTATGGTGCAATCGGGGCAGGCATCCCGCCATACGAAATCAAAAAGATCGTTACGGTGGTAAAAGCATACTCCAGCGCGGTCGGCGCAGGTGCTTTTGTCAGTGAGATTTTCGGAGAGGAAGCGGATGAGCTGCGCCGCAGAGGCGGAGACGGCGGCGAGTACGGCGCTACGACCGGCAGACCGCGCCGCATGGGCTGGTTTGACTGCGTTGCATCAAAATACGGATGCCGCCTGCAGGGAACAACGGATGTGGCATTTACGGTGCTGGATGTCCTTGGCTATCTGGACGAGATTCCGGTGTGCGTAGGCTATGAGATTGACGGGGAAGTGACGACTGATTTCCCGACAACGCCGAAGCTGCAGAAAGCGAAGCCGGTGCTGAAAAGGCTTCCGGGCTGGAAGACAGACATCCGCGGAATCAGGACATACGCGGAGCTTCCGGAAAATTGCCGGAACTACATTGAATTTGTGGAGAAGGAAATCGGCTTTCCGATTACCATGATTTCAAACGGACCGGGAAGAAACGATATTATTTATCGGTAA
- the thiD gene encoding bifunctional hydroxymethylpyrimidine kinase/phosphomethylpyrimidine kinase gives MTAKVLTIAGSDCSGGAGIQADLKTMMAHDVYGMSVITALTAQNTTGVYGILETPPEFVAQQIDCVFQDIRPDAVKIGMVPDCGIMEVIAEKLKQYQAENIVIDTVMISTSGHRLMSEQAMQTYTEKLLPLAAVITPNLPEAEALYQYETGAGIRAEKGSYQNETGAGIRAEKGSYQNETGAGIRAEKGSFQNETGAGFHAGSEEDMKRMAEKIAGRYGGALLIKGGHLCGDAADLLCENGNFHWFRTERIQNPNSHGTGCTLSSAIACNLAKGKTVYESVYAAKEYVTDALRAGLNLGRGSGPLAHNCKIGRGSCPLAHNCKDQEYGSL, from the coding sequence ATGACGGCGAAGGTACTTACAATCGCCGGTTCCGACTGCAGCGGCGGAGCCGGAATACAGGCGGATTTGAAAACCATGATGGCACATGATGTTTATGGGATGAGTGTCATTACCGCACTGACAGCGCAGAACACAACAGGTGTCTATGGGATACTGGAAACACCGCCGGAGTTTGTGGCGCAGCAGATAGACTGTGTATTTCAGGATATTCGTCCCGATGCGGTAAAAATCGGCATGGTGCCGGACTGCGGAATTATGGAAGTGATTGCAGAAAAGCTGAAACAGTATCAGGCGGAAAACATCGTGATTGATACGGTCATGATTTCCACAAGCGGGCACAGATTAATGAGTGAACAGGCAATGCAGACCTATACGGAAAAGCTGCTGCCACTCGCAGCGGTTATTACACCGAACCTTCCGGAAGCGGAGGCATTATATCAATATGAGACAGGCGCCGGAATCCGGGCAGAGAAGGGCTCTTATCAAAATGAGACGGGCGCCGGAATCCGGGCAGAGAAGGGCTCTTATCAAAATGAGACAGGCGCAGGAATCCGGGCAGAGAAGGGATCTTTTCAAAATGAGACGGGCGCGGGATTTCATGCTGGTTCGGAAGAGGATATGAAGAGAATGGCGGAGAAAATCGCCGGACGGTATGGCGGGGCGCTGCTTATAAAGGGCGGACATCTGTGCGGGGATGCGGCAGACCTGCTCTGTGAAAACGGAAATTTTCACTGGTTCAGGACAGAACGTATACAAAATCCGAACTCTCACGGGACAGGATGTACACTTTCTTCTGCAATCGCCTGCAATCTTGCAAAAGGAAAAACAGTTTATGAAAGCGTGTATGCCGCAAAAGAATATGTGACAGACGCGCTCCGGGCGGGATTGAACCTTGGCAGAGGCTCCGGTCCGCTGGCGCATAACTGCAAAATTGGAAGAGGCTCCTGTCCGCTGGCGCATAACTGCAAAGACCAGGAGTATGGCAGTCTGTAA
- a CDS encoding LysR family transcriptional regulator produces the protein MYNSQLTVFVCVADCGSFSKAAEKLFISATAVMKQINSLEKHLNLKLIERTPRGIFLTPAGDVIYRDAKFLFDYSRRSIENARQAMNICDTTFCVGTSMLNPAKPFMDLWYRVNKEFANYKLHLVPFEDDHEGILSEIAQLGEKFDFLLAVCDSKLWLDKCNMLPLGRYRKMCAVSREHPLAQKKQLEISDLYGETLMMVKQGDSEVNDRIREDLTRNHPAIQIEDTPHFYDISVFNRCVETGNVLLILECWKDIHPALVTIPVNWDYSSPYGLLYALDPPEDVVRFVNEVKKLK, from the coding sequence ATGTATAACAGCCAGCTAACAGTTTTTGTCTGTGTTGCAGACTGTGGAAGCTTTTCTAAAGCGGCAGAAAAGCTGTTTATCTCCGCCACTGCCGTGATGAAACAGATTAATTCTTTGGAGAAGCATTTGAACTTAAAATTGATAGAAAGAACGCCCCGCGGAATCTTTTTAACCCCTGCGGGCGATGTGATTTACCGGGACGCCAAATTTCTTTTTGACTATTCCAGACGTTCCATAGAAAACGCAAGACAAGCCATGAATATCTGCGATACAACTTTTTGTGTCGGAACCTCCATGCTGAATCCGGCAAAACCTTTTATGGATTTGTGGTACCGCGTCAACAAAGAATTTGCGAATTACAAGCTGCATCTTGTTCCTTTCGAGGATGACCATGAAGGCATCCTTTCAGAAATCGCACAGCTTGGAGAAAAATTTGACTTTCTTCTTGCTGTCTGTGACTCTAAACTCTGGCTTGATAAATGTAATATGCTGCCTTTGGGAAGATACCGAAAAATGTGCGCAGTCTCCAGAGAACATCCGCTGGCACAGAAAAAGCAGCTTGAAATTTCCGATCTGTATGGCGAAACCCTGATGATGGTAAAGCAGGGAGACTCCGAAGTGAATGACCGTATCCGCGAAGATTTAACCCGCAATCATCCGGCAATCCAGATTGAGGACACGCCGCATTTTTATGATATTTCTGTTTTTAATCGCTGTGTGGAAACCGGAAATGTCCTTTTAATTCTCGAATGTTGGAAAGACATCCATCCAGCTCTTGTAACAATTCCGGTAAACTGGGATTACAGTTCTCCCTATGGACTTCTGTATGCGCTTGATCCGCCGGAAGATGTGGTGCGGTTTGTAAACGAAGTGAAAAAACTGAAATAA
- a CDS encoding NAD(P)-dependent oxidoreductase, translating to MKIAVICANGKAGRLIVKEAVDRGLDVTAIVRSDNTTAAKQVLKKDLFDLTADDLKGLDAVVDAFGAWTEDTLPQHSTSLKHLCDILSGTDTRLLVVGGAGSLYVNPEHTVCVADGPDFPDIFKPLAAAMAKALGELRERKDVRWTYISPAGDFQAEGERIGKYISGGEELTLNSRGESIISYADYAIAMVDEIINGANIQKRISVVRE from the coding sequence ATGAAGATAGCAGTGATTTGTGCAAATGGAAAAGCTGGAAGACTTATTGTAAAGGAAGCCGTGGACAGAGGACTGGATGTAACAGCCATTGTCCGCTCGGATAATACAACCGCAGCGAAGCAGGTCCTGAAAAAGGATTTGTTCGATCTGACGGCTGATGATCTGAAAGGATTGGACGCAGTAGTGGATGCCTTTGGTGCATGGACGGAAGATACGCTGCCGCAGCACAGTACCTCTTTGAAGCATTTGTGCGATATCCTTTCCGGTACGGATACCCGGCTGCTTGTGGTGGGCGGCGCTGGCAGCCTGTATGTAAATCCCGAACATACCGTTTGTGTGGCAGATGGTCCGGATTTCCCCGATATTTTCAAGCCGCTGGCAGCTGCTATGGCAAAGGCGCTGGGCGAGCTTCGGGAACGGAAGGACGTCAGATGGACCTATATCAGCCCTGCCGGTGATTTTCAGGCGGAGGGCGAGCGCATCGGAAAATACATTTCCGGCGGTGAAGAATTAACACTCAATTCCAGGGGCGAGAGCATTATCAGCTATGCAGACTATGCCATCGCAATGGTAGATGAAATTATAAACGGCGCAAACATTCAGAAGCGCATCAGTGTTGTAAGAGAGTAA
- a CDS encoding nitroreductase family protein: MDLDLMEAIRRRHSVRSYSSKAIDGDVRSELLSYIEQCNRESGMHMQLVLNEPQAFDGFMAHYGKFSGVKNYIAVIGKKGSGLEEKCGYYGEKVVLKAQQLGLNTCWVAMTYSKIKTAFQVNSGEKLCLVIAIGYGETKGVPHKSKQPDAVMNVDGPVPEWFRKGIEAALLAPTAMNQQKFKFSLNGNTVTLKPGTGFYTKMDAGIAKYHFEIGAGKENFQWG; this comes from the coding sequence ATGGATTTAGATTTAATGGAAGCAATCAGGAGGCGGCATTCCGTCCGCTCCTACAGCAGCAAAGCCATAGACGGCGACGTCAGAAGTGAGCTGTTGTCTTATATTGAACAATGTAACCGGGAAAGCGGGATGCATATGCAGCTTGTGTTAAACGAGCCGCAGGCATTTGACGGATTTATGGCGCATTACGGAAAATTTTCCGGCGTTAAAAATTATATTGCCGTAATCGGAAAAAAAGGCAGCGGACTGGAAGAAAAATGCGGCTATTATGGAGAAAAGGTCGTTCTGAAAGCACAGCAGCTCGGACTGAATACCTGCTGGGTCGCAATGACATACAGCAAAATCAAAACAGCATTCCAGGTAAACAGCGGCGAAAAATTATGTCTTGTGATTGCCATCGGCTATGGCGAAACAAAAGGCGTTCCCCACAAATCAAAGCAGCCGGATGCGGTGATGAATGTGGACGGTCCGGTACCGGAATGGTTCCGCAAAGGCATCGAAGCGGCTCTGCTGGCTCCCACTGCAATGAACCAGCAGAAATTCAAATTCTCCTTAAATGGAAATACTGTTACGCTGAAACCCGGAACCGGATTTTACACAAAAATGGATGCCGGCATTGCAAAGTATCATTTTGAAATCGGCGCCGGAAAAGAAAACTTTCAGTGGGGATAA
- a CDS encoding winged helix-turn-helix transcriptional regulator, whose product MAEQINKKELPACPVETTLTLIGDKWKVLILRDLLPGTKRFGELKKSIGNVSQKVLTAQLRDMEANGLVNRHVYAEVPPRVEYSLTELGYSLKPVLDAMWNWGEGYKASYHS is encoded by the coding sequence ATGGCAGAACAGATTAATAAAAAGGAATTACCGGCCTGCCCGGTAGAAACTACCCTAACTCTTATAGGGGATAAATGGAAAGTATTGATTCTCCGGGATTTGCTGCCCGGCACAAAGCGTTTTGGAGAGTTGAAAAAATCTATCGGAAATGTATCTCAGAAAGTATTAACTGCACAGCTTCGCGATATGGAGGCAAACGGGCTCGTAAACCGTCATGTGTATGCAGAGGTGCCGCCAAGAGTAGAGTATTCTCTTACCGAGCTTGGGTACAGTCTGAAGCCTGTTCTTGATGCAATGTGGAATTGGGGCGAGGGCTACAAAGCATCCTATCATTCGTAA
- a CDS encoding oxidoreductase, aldo/keto reductase: MQNNAEVDFVISDADMEILKTMEQIEDYGEYSGFPVFGGKL; the protein is encoded by the coding sequence ATGCAAAACAACGCAGAGGTAGATTTTGTGATTTCCGATGCTGACATGGAAATCCTAAAAACGATGGAGCAAATTGAGGACTACGGCGAATACAGCGGATTCCCGGTCTTTGGCGGGAAACTGTAA
- a CDS encoding GNAT family N-acetyltransferase, which translates to MNGTEICKLYVDTFFQCKGIGRELIEYAIKEFHADNLLALEKNTRAISFYQRHGFRLTGQKQFEEGTTEYLVKMEK; encoded by the coding sequence ATGAACGGAACCGAGATTTGTAAATTATATGTGGACACCTTCTTCCAGTGTAAGGGAATCGGCAGGGAACTGATTGAATATGCCATAAAGGAATTTCATGCAGATAATTTATTGGCACTGGAAAAAAATACCAGAGCCATTTCCTTTTATCAAAGGCACGGATTTCGCCTGACAGGTCAGAAGCAGTTTGAAGAAGGAACCACCGAATATCTTGTTAAAATGGAAAAATAA
- a CDS encoding SDR family oxidoreductase: MKDVMILTGAGQIGMAIARRMGYGMKIVVGDKKLENAEAISKTMNDAGFDTVPVEMDLSSRESILNLIEEAKKYGEISMLVNAAGVSPSQAPIEAILKVDLYGTAVLLEEVGKVIKKGGVGVTISSQSGWRMPALTDEEDELLATTPTEELLNLPLLQPENIRDTLHAYQMAKRCNEKRVMAEAVKWGKRGARINDIAPGIIVTPLAIDEFNGPRGDFYKNMFANCPAGRPGTADEVANVAELLMSDKGAFITGSTFLIDGGATSSYFYGPLKPQD, from the coding sequence ATGAAGGATGTAATGATTTTAACTGGCGCCGGACAGATTGGTATGGCGATTGCCAGAAGAATGGGCTACGGGATGAAAATTGTGGTTGGCGATAAGAAACTGGAAAACGCAGAGGCGATTTCCAAAACCATGAACGATGCCGGATTTGATACAGTTCCGGTGGAAATGGATTTATCTTCCCGTGAATCCATTCTGAATCTGATTGAAGAAGCAAAAAAATATGGGGAAATCTCCATGCTGGTCAATGCGGCGGGCGTTTCTCCCAGTCAGGCGCCGATTGAAGCGATTCTTAAAGTAGATTTGTACGGTACGGCGGTGCTGCTTGAGGAAGTCGGAAAAGTCATTAAAAAAGGCGGTGTAGGCGTGACGATTTCCAGCCAGTCCGGGTGGCGTATGCCTGCTCTGACAGACGAGGAAGATGAACTTTTAGCTACTACGCCAACGGAAGAATTGCTGAATCTTCCCCTGCTGCAGCCGGAAAACATCCGGGATACGCTGCACGCTTATCAGATGGCGAAACGCTGCAATGAGAAGCGGGTGATGGCGGAAGCTGTTAAGTGGGGCAAGCGGGGCGCCCGTATCAATGATATTGCCCCCGGCATTATTGTGACGCCGCTGGCGATTGATGAATTTAACGGTCCCCGCGGTGATTTCTACAAGAATATGTTTGCAAACTGCCCGGCGGGACGTCCGGGAACCGCAGATGAAGTGGCAAATGTGGCGGAGCTGTTAATGAGCGACAAGGGAGCCTTTATCACCGGTTCTACCTTCCTGATTGACGGCGGGGCAACGTCCAGTTATTTTTACGGTCCGTTAAAGCCGCAGGATTAA